The Vibrio tarriae genome includes the window TCTGATCCAGCTCTTCGGTAGTCACGCCTGCTTTCACATGAGGTTCAATCATTTCGAGAACTTCAGCGGCTAAGCGGCCCGCAACGCGCATTTTTTCAATTTCTACGGCATTCTTGATTTTTATAGACATCGGCTTTCTCTACTCACTTGTGAGCACACAAGGTGCTAGTGGCGCTATTGTAACAATGGACAGATGAAGCGCAAGAAAACAGTCGCCCGGCGCTAAAATCGAGCGGCGAACTCATGGCTTTGCATTGGCTATCGACGAATTTTTTCTAGCCACACAGGGGCAAAATATGGTATAAAGCGCGCCGGAATCCGGGTCCTTGTTCTCCTTGTCGGCGAAAAGGATTGGGAACCGCAAACCTAATTGTTTAAATCACACACATTCCGACACGTGTTCCGGGGTGCTCCAATTGAGGAGTCGGATATACGGGGAATGTGGAGGCCTAACCCCATAGAGGAATTTAAAATGGCATCTGTATCAATGCGCGATATGCTGACAGCGGGCGTACACTTCGGTCACCAAACTCGTTACTGGAACCCAAAAATGAAGCAATTCATTTTCGGTGCTCGTAACCGCGTTCACATCATCAACCTAGAAAAAACTGTACCAATGTTCAACGAAGCTCTAGCTGAGCTGGCAAAAGTTGGCGAGAAAAAAGGTAAAGTTCTGTTCGTAGGTACTAAGCGCGCTGCATCTGAGTCTGTTAAAGAAGCTGCTCTAGCAAGCAACCAATACTACGTTAACAACCGCTGGTTGGGCGGTATGCTGACTAACTGGAAAACTGTTCGTCAGTCAATCAAGCGTCTGAAAGAGCTGGAAGTTCAATCAACTGACGGTACTTTTGACAAGCTGACTAAGAAAGAAGCTCTAATGCGCACTCGCGAAATGGAGAAACTTGAAAAGTCTCTTGGCGGTATCAAAGATATGGGCGGCCTGCCTGACGCTCTGTTCGTAATCGACGCAGATCACGAGCACATCGCTATCAAAGAAGCGAACAACCTAGGTATTCCAGTATTTGCTGTTGTTGATACTAACTCTAGCCCAGACGGCGTAGACTACATCATCCCAGGTAACGACGACGCGATCCGCGCTGTTCAACTGTACCTGAATGCGGCTGCTGCTTCGATCAATGAAGGTCGTAACAAAGACGCTGTTGTAGCTGAAAAAGACGGTTTCGTAGAAGCGGAATAATCTCGGCTCTGAGTGAAACTTAGGCTATCTGCCATAATTGTGCAGCATAGACCAAGTTATAGTTAGCATTGGGGGCCGATAATGTAGGCCCTCAATTTTTACCCAATCCAGAATTAACTGAGGAATAGAGAATGGCTGTTACTGCTGCTCTAGTAAAAGAACTGCGCGAGCGTACTGGCGCAGGTATGATGGAATGTAAGAAAGCCCTTGTTGAAACGAACGGTGACATCGAGCTGGCGATCGAAAACATGCGTAAGAGTGGTGCTGCTAAAGCTGCTAAAAAAGCTGGCAACATCGCTGCTGAAGGCACCATCATTATCAAAGAAGGCGAAGGCGTTGCGGCTCTGGTTGAAGTAAACTGCCAAACTGACTTCGTAGCAAAAGACGGCAGCTTCGTAGCATTTGCTAACCAAGTTGCTGACGCTGCTGTTGCTTCTAAAGCCTCTGTAGAAGAACTACAAGCGCAATTCGAAGAAGTTCGTGTTGCTCTAGTTGCGAAAATTGGTGAGAACATCAACATCCGTCGCGTTCAGTACGTTGAAGGCGCAACTCTGGCTACTTACCGTCACGGCGATCGTATCGGTGTAGTAGTTGCAGGTTCTACTGACGCAGAAACTCTGAAGCACGTTGCAATGCACGTTGCTGCTTCTCGTCCAGAATTCCTGACTCCAGACGACGTTCCAGCTGAAGTTGTTGCCAAAGAGCGTGAAGTTCAAGTTGGCATCGCAATGAACGAAGGCAAGCCAAAAGAAATCGCAGAGAAAATGGTTGAAGGCCGTATGAAGAAATTCACTGGCGAAGTTTCTCTGACTGGTCAGCCATTCGTAATGGAACCAAAGAAAACTGTTGGCGAAATTCTGGCGGAGAAAGGCGTAGCTGTAACTGCGTTCGTTCGTCTTGAAGTAGGTGAAGGCATCGAAAAACAAGAAGGCCTGAGCTTTGCTGAAGAAGTAGCACTGGTGCAAAAGGGTTAATCCTAGCGCGATTGCTCAGAAAAAGACCGTGGCCATGGCTGCGGTCTTTTCACGATTAAGGTGTTGATTCGTTAAATATTGAATATTAAAGCGTCGATTTGATTAACCGTGATGAATGGATTTTAGCCTAGCACTCAAATCTATCCATGACTGTTAATCCTCAACTCTCTTTGGAAGGTAAACTCCCATGACTACGAACCCTAAACCAGCTTATCAACGTATTCTGTTAAAACTAAGTGGTGAAGCGCTACAAGGCTCTGAAGGTTTTGGTATTGATCCTACGGTACTTGAACGTATGGCTCAGGAAGTAAAAGAACTGGTTGAGCTGGGCGTACAAGTGGGTGTAGTGATTGGTGGGGGCAACCTGTTCCGTGGTGCTGGTCTTGCTAAAGCAGGCATGAACCGTGTAGTGGGTGACCACATGGGGATGTTGGCAACCGTGATGAACGGCTTGGCAATGCGTGATGCGTTGCATCGTGCTTATGTGAATGCTCGCCTGATGTCTGCTATCCCGCTAAATGGTGTGTGTGACGATTACAGCTGGTCTGATGCGATTCGTGAATTACGTCAAGGCCGAGTGGTGATTTTCGCTGCGGGTACTGGCAATCCTTTCTTTACTACGGATTCGGCTGCGTGTCTGCGTGGTATTGAAATTGAAGCGGACGTGGTTCTCAAAGCGACCAAAGTAGATGGTGTTTACAGCGCTGACCCGGTAGCCAACCCAGAAGCACAACTGTATGATAAGCTGACTTACAACGATGTGCTTGAGAAAGAGCTGAAAGTGATGGATTTGGCGGCGTTTACTCTAGCTCGTGACCATAAAATGCCAATTCGTGTATTTAACATGAACAAACCTGGCGCACTTCGTCGCGTCGTTATGGGTGAAACTGAAGGTACGCTGATCAGTGACGTGCAGTGATCCGTCTGTCAACGAAACGCTCTCGAAACGAAAACAAGAATTAAGGTGATATTGTGATTAATGAGATCAAAAAAGATGCGCAAGAGCGTATGGAGAAAAGTGTTGAAGCACTGAAAAATGGCCTGTCTAAGATCCGTACTGGCCGTGCTCACCCAAGTCTGCTGACGGGTATTTCAGTTGACTACTACGGCGCTCCAACTCCACTTAATCAGGTTGCTAACGTGATTGCAGAAGATGCACGTACGCTAGCGATCACCGTGTTTGATCGCGAATTAACTCAAAAAGTTGAAAAAGCGATCCTGATGTCTGATCTGGGTCTTAACCCAATGTCAGCTGGCACCATTATCCGCGTTCCACTGCCACCGCTCACCGAAGAACGTCGCCGTGATCTGGTGAAAATCGTGCGTGGTGAAGCAGAAGGTGGTCGTGTTGCGGTACGTAACATCCGTCGCGATGCGAACAATGATCTGAAAGCGCTACTGAAAGACAAAGAGATTTCAGAAGACGATGAACGCCGTGCACAAGAAGAGATTCAAAAGCTGACCGATGCGGCAGTGAAGAAGATTGATGATGTGCTTGCTGCAAAAGAAAAAGAGTTGATGGAAGTTTAATCCACTGACTTGGTGAACAAAACGCTGTGCTCGCAGCACAGCGTTTTTTTATGCTACTCTTGCGCCTCTTTGATTGTTCGTTGTGTTTCTTATGCAAAATCTATCTCTTTCCCAAGATGTATTGCCTAAACATATTGCCGTCATTATGGATGGTAATGGTCGTTGGGCGAAAGCGCAGGGAAAACCGCGTGTGTTCGGCCATAAAAATGGTGTGGCTGCGGTACGAAAAACCATCTCTACTTCTGCTCGCCTTGGCATTAAAGCTGTGACTCTGTTTGCTTTTAGCAGCGAGAACTGGCGTCGTCCGGAAGAAGAAGTCGGCGTGTTGATGGAACTCTTTATGACTGTTCTTTCAACCGAAATTAAGAAATTGCATAAAAACAATCTGCGTTTGCGAGTGATCGGTGATAAAAGCCGCTTTAGTGAGCGTCTGCAAACGAAAATCGCGCAAGCGGAGCAGTTAACCGCCAGCAATACCGGCATGGTGGTCAATATCGCTGCGAACTACGGTGGACAGTGGGATATCTTGCAAGCTACTCAAGCATTGGCTGAAAAGGTTACCCAAGGTGAACTGCAACCATCGGACATCGATGAAGCCGTATTTAAGCAGCATTTGACTATGGCTGATCTGCCGGATGTGGATTTGTTGATCCGCACCAGTGGAGAGTGCCGTATTAGTAATTTTATGCTTTGGCAACTTGCCTATGCAGAAATGTATTTCACTC containing:
- the tsf gene encoding translation elongation factor Ts; the encoded protein is MAVTAALVKELRERTGAGMMECKKALVETNGDIELAIENMRKSGAAKAAKKAGNIAAEGTIIIKEGEGVAALVEVNCQTDFVAKDGSFVAFANQVADAAVASKASVEELQAQFEEVRVALVAKIGENINIRRVQYVEGATLATYRHGDRIGVVVAGSTDAETLKHVAMHVAASRPEFLTPDDVPAEVVAKEREVQVGIAMNEGKPKEIAEKMVEGRMKKFTGEVSLTGQPFVMEPKKTVGEILAEKGVAVTAFVRLEVGEGIEKQEGLSFAEEVALVQKG
- the rpsB gene encoding 30S ribosomal protein S2 — protein: MASVSMRDMLTAGVHFGHQTRYWNPKMKQFIFGARNRVHIINLEKTVPMFNEALAELAKVGEKKGKVLFVGTKRAASESVKEAALASNQYYVNNRWLGGMLTNWKTVRQSIKRLKELEVQSTDGTFDKLTKKEALMRTREMEKLEKSLGGIKDMGGLPDALFVIDADHEHIAIKEANNLGIPVFAVVDTNSSPDGVDYIIPGNDDAIRAVQLYLNAAAASINEGRNKDAVVAEKDGFVEAE
- the uppS gene encoding polyprenyl diphosphate synthase — translated: MQNLSLSQDVLPKHIAVIMDGNGRWAKAQGKPRVFGHKNGVAAVRKTISTSARLGIKAVTLFAFSSENWRRPEEEVGVLMELFMTVLSTEIKKLHKNNLRLRVIGDKSRFSERLQTKIAQAEQLTASNTGMVVNIAANYGGQWDILQATQALAEKVTQGELQPSDIDEAVFKQHLTMADLPDVDLLIRTSGECRISNFMLWQLAYAEMYFTPVFWPEFDENCLIEAVTWFVNRERRFGCTGEQIKALMEN
- the pyrH gene encoding UMP kinase — protein: MTTNPKPAYQRILLKLSGEALQGSEGFGIDPTVLERMAQEVKELVELGVQVGVVIGGGNLFRGAGLAKAGMNRVVGDHMGMLATVMNGLAMRDALHRAYVNARLMSAIPLNGVCDDYSWSDAIRELRQGRVVIFAAGTGNPFFTTDSAACLRGIEIEADVVLKATKVDGVYSADPVANPEAQLYDKLTYNDVLEKELKVMDLAAFTLARDHKMPIRVFNMNKPGALRRVVMGETEGTLISDVQ
- the frr gene encoding ribosome recycling factor codes for the protein MINEIKKDAQERMEKSVEALKNGLSKIRTGRAHPSLLTGISVDYYGAPTPLNQVANVIAEDARTLAITVFDRELTQKVEKAILMSDLGLNPMSAGTIIRVPLPPLTEERRRDLVKIVRGEAEGGRVAVRNIRRDANNDLKALLKDKEISEDDERRAQEEIQKLTDAAVKKIDDVLAAKEKELMEV